A DNA window from Theobroma cacao cultivar B97-61/B2 chromosome 5, Criollo_cocoa_genome_V2, whole genome shotgun sequence contains the following coding sequences:
- the LOC18599857 gene encoding superoxide dismutase [Cu-Zn] 2 isoform X1, translating to MEGGSKGTLKAVALIVGDNNVRGSLHFSQFPNGITHVKGKITGLSPGLHGFHIHALGDTTNGCNSTGPHFNPFKKDHGAPSDGERHAGDLGNIIAGLDGMCNFCHLYDYTLDKLLFVNDFWFLRLQFNVFIAGVAEVSIKDWQIPLSGPHSILGRAVVVHADPDDLGRGGHELSKTTGNAGARVGCGIIGLQSSV from the exons ATGGAAGGTGGTTCGAAAGGAACACTCAAAGCTGTGGCTCTCATCGTTGGAGACAACAACGTTAGAGGCTCTCTTCACTTCTCTCAATTCCCAAAcg GGATAACCCATGTGAAAGGAAAGATAACAGGGCTGTCTCCAGGCCTTCATGGCTTTCATATCCATGCCCTTGGTGATACCACCAATGGCTGCAATTCTACTG gGCCTCATTTTAATCCATTCAAGAAGGATCATGGAGCACCAAGTGATGGAGAGCGTCATGCCGGTGATTTGGGTAACATTATAGCAGGCCTTGATGGTATGTGCAATTTCTGTCATTTATATGACTATACATTGGATAAATTGTTATTTGTGAATGACTTTTGGTTTTTAAGATTACAATTTAATGTCTTCATTGCAGGGGTTGCTGAGGTTTCGATTAAAGATTGGCAG ATTCCACTTAGTGGGCCACATTCCATATTAGGGAGGGCAGTTGTTGTGCATGCTGATCCTGATGATCTTGGTAGAG GTGGGCATGAACTTAGCAAGACAACTGGGAATGCGGGTGCAAGAGTTGGATGTg GTATCATTGGCCTTCAATCATCTGTTTAG
- the LOC18599857 gene encoding superoxide dismutase [Cu-Zn] 2 isoform X2, with product MEGGSKGTLKAVALIVGDNNVRGSLHFSQFPNGITHVKGKITGLSPGLHGFHIHALGDTTNGCNSTGPHFNPFKKDHGAPSDGERHAGDLGNIIAGLDGVAEVSIKDWQIPLSGPHSILGRAVVVHADPDDLGRGGHELSKTTGNAGARVGCGIIGLQSSV from the exons ATGGAAGGTGGTTCGAAAGGAACACTCAAAGCTGTGGCTCTCATCGTTGGAGACAACAACGTTAGAGGCTCTCTTCACTTCTCTCAATTCCCAAAcg GGATAACCCATGTGAAAGGAAAGATAACAGGGCTGTCTCCAGGCCTTCATGGCTTTCATATCCATGCCCTTGGTGATACCACCAATGGCTGCAATTCTACTG gGCCTCATTTTAATCCATTCAAGAAGGATCATGGAGCACCAAGTGATGGAGAGCGTCATGCCGGTGATTTGGGTAACATTATAGCAGGCCTTGATG GGGTTGCTGAGGTTTCGATTAAAGATTGGCAG ATTCCACTTAGTGGGCCACATTCCATATTAGGGAGGGCAGTTGTTGTGCATGCTGATCCTGATGATCTTGGTAGAG GTGGGCATGAACTTAGCAAGACAACTGGGAATGCGGGTGCAAGAGTTGGATGTg GTATCATTGGCCTTCAATCATCTGTTTAG
- the LOC18599857 gene encoding superoxide dismutase [Cu-Zn] 2 isoform X3, giving the protein MEGGSKGTLKAVALIVGDNNVRGSLHFSQFPNGITHVKGKITGLSPGLHGFHIHALGDTTNGCNSTGPHFNPFKKDHGAPSDGERHAGDLGNIIAGLDGVAEVSIKDWQVGMNLARQLGMRVQELDVVSLAFNHLFRSSLVAVKGCLT; this is encoded by the exons ATGGAAGGTGGTTCGAAAGGAACACTCAAAGCTGTGGCTCTCATCGTTGGAGACAACAACGTTAGAGGCTCTCTTCACTTCTCTCAATTCCCAAAcg GGATAACCCATGTGAAAGGAAAGATAACAGGGCTGTCTCCAGGCCTTCATGGCTTTCATATCCATGCCCTTGGTGATACCACCAATGGCTGCAATTCTACTG gGCCTCATTTTAATCCATTCAAGAAGGATCATGGAGCACCAAGTGATGGAGAGCGTCATGCCGGTGATTTGGGTAACATTATAGCAGGCCTTGATG GGGTTGCTGAGGTTTCGATTAAAGATTGGCAG GTGGGCATGAACTTAGCAAGACAACTGGGAATGCGGGTGCAAGAGTTGGATGTg GTATCATTGGCCTTCAATCATCTGTTTAGGAGTAGTTTGGTTGCTGTTAAAGGATGTTTGACGTAA